The following nucleotide sequence is from Ammospiza nelsoni isolate bAmmNel1 chromosome 21, bAmmNel1.pri, whole genome shotgun sequence.
gccTGGTGCGGAGCGCTGCGGGGAGATGCCGTGGGGGGGGCTCAGGGCTCCTTCTcttcaatttcttcttttttccctgccttaTGGTGCTCCGTGGGTATTACCAGTGCTGTACACGCCTGGCTGCGTGGGGTGTTTAGCCGTGGGGTGCAGAAGGGCCCCCCATGCTGATTCCTTGCAGCCCTGAGCGCCCACAGCTGAGCCCGGCGTGGGAAAAGCAGCCCCCGAgtgttttctgaaatgtttcatCCTCTCTCTGTGTCTCTAAACTCTGCTTTTGATGTGTTGGGACATCAAAGCGAGTGTCTCACAAATTGGGGGGCATGGAGAGTTCACAGGTGTTGGTTGTGCTTAACCAATCTGAGTGGGAGAGAAAATGGTCATTAATCTCCATTAGTTTTAATATTGATTCAAGGCTTCTGGTGGCTTTTCCCCTGATTCTTGCAAGAGCGGTACAGAAAGCTCTCCCTAATTAAACCAAATAAGGTAATGGAATAGAATTTACTTGCAGGAAAGAGCTCAAAAGCAAACACATGTAGTATGGATCAGACAGCTCTTTGATGTGTCATTTATGGCTTGGGAAGCTCATTACCTTCCTTAGGTTCCATCAGCTCTGCTGATAATGAGAGGCACAGAAGCAAATGGCTTTGAACAAAAGCTGTAGGCTGCTCCCTTGTTTGGTGCACTCTGTCCTGATGAACAGGTTTCCAGCCcaaacagctgctggagcttGTGTAATTCATTATTAAATGAATAATTTCCACAGctacatttttctctgttgtgTTTGTGACAATTGGGAtgatttgttttttgtggggtAAGGTCTCCTCCTTGTGCTGTTCTGTccagttttgctgctgtccTGAAGGGACTTTTACTGATAGCAAGGACATAGTGACATCCTTTCTGTATTGTCAAAATTGCAGTAATAAATGGAGTTTTGAGCTGTTCTTCCTACAAAATGACCTAATGAAACTGTCACTCCAAAATAAGGAAATTTTTGGTATAGATCATAAAGCATTTATGTTTTTTACTTTGTTGCAATAACACATCTGCTCTCCttgctgccaggcactgcatGACCATAACTGCACAATGTCTGTCCCACGTGGAGCTGTCCATGCAAAATGGATAGTGGGGAAAGTAATTGGGaccaaaatgcagaaaactgcCAAAGTGAGAGTGACCAGGCTCGTGCTGGATCCCTACTTGCTAAAGGTAACACCAGTGAACAacctctcctgcctgctgagTTTTGTATTTTGTGCAGAAATGTTCTGCTGATTCAACTCTTAAAAGTTTTGATGACTCTTTACAAATCAAACTCCTCAAGGATCTGGCTGTGGGGATGACTGCAGAGGATGAAAAGCAGTGAGTGGTGAGGACTTACAAATTACCTGCTAAATGTATTTCTTTGAAGTGCCTTGTTAATGCACTTCATTTGATCTTTTTGGGAAGGTAAGCTTTTGTTGTTTCACGCTTAGATTGAATTTTTCTTGTCGATGTGGAGCATGCTTTGGAGACTTGACAGTTTATTAGTCACTTATACAATAAATTTTAtagctgtttttttctgtatgtgtaATTGTAGCATTACTGTGATCTTGGATTTATCCCTTATGGATGCTCTTCAAACAAGAAGgttaaaaattgaattttctccattttaaatAGGGAAACAGTGGTACATAGAGGTAGAATAAATTGCTTTTGGTGACCAAAAGGTTAAGGATAGTGTCATTATTGGAAAATGGGTCTTGTGGAACCCATTCCAATATTTTATCCAGTAGAAGaacctttatttatttcttaaccTAATTTATTTCGTAAAGGATTCTGAATTCTGCCATtctaataagaaaaaaaatactttatgtgaaaaaaattatttcagcaggaaaactcTCTCACAtaaaaaaaacatcaaaatgcagatttcagagctttctcttccccatctcctttcctccaggctcagTTGGCAATCCTGGCAAGAGATTGGgaagggcagtgctgtgctgtctgTGGAGAACCTGTAGAGTGCACAGTTGCTTTTCTCCTCATGATCCAAACTGAATCTCACTTTAAAACATACATAAAACTTCAGAGAAATTTATTtgataataattatatatttaccCATTGCATAATTTGAAATACAATACcaaggtttcttttcttttttctttttgttctttttacagttctttaacaaaagaaaaacctatTTTGCCCATGACCCACTGCAGCAGTGTGTTGTTGGAGACATTGTTCTTCTGAAAGCTCTGCCTGAGAGAAGGAGCAAACACGTGAAACACGAACTGGCTGAAATTGTGTTCAAGGTTGGCAATGTCATAGATCCCATCACAGGAAAGCCCTGTGCAGGAACcagattcctggaaaacctgTCAGATTCAGAAAATCTCACCGAGGCAGATACCACCTATCTAAGTGAGAAACTTCAGGAACTTAAAGTTTGTTCAACAGACAAATAGTGGGGGAAGTATTTTAAGCAGAGGGCTTCCAGCTTTTGTGTCTCTCTGTCAGGGATGTTTGAGGCCCTGCTGTGATATGTTTAATGTTTCAGTGAAATTTGTAGTCAAAATAAATAGTAAATGTAGTTGCTTTTGCAAAGAGATGTTGCAGATTGATGGGCACCTGGAGCTTTGaatgaaaatgcagagaaaaatgcAAGTTTAGTGTTCACACTTCATTTTGTTGCCTGTAGTTTTGCCCCAGTGACAGTTCCCAGCTGTCCTCCTGGAATGACCTCTCTGTGTTCAGACAAGACTGCAGCTGTGTGATGTTTCATTTTGGTGGGAGGGTCATGATATCATTATATTATTTGGTTGTTCTGTATTTCAGGCAGTCTTTTGTGGTTTGTAGGGTTACTGGAGATGATGCTATTAAAGCTTTTGAAAGGAAGTGTAGAATTTTAAAACCAGCTGCATGCTTGTGTCCTTATTTCCTCTTCCAGTGCCTTCTGCCTTCCAAACTCTAACAAAAACACAGA
It contains:
- the MRPS17 gene encoding small ribosomal subunit protein uS17m, with the protein product MSVPRGAVHAKWIVGKVIGTKMQKTAKVRVTRLVLDPYLLKFFNKRKTYFAHDPLQQCVVGDIVLLKALPERRSKHVKHELAEIVFKVGNVIDPITGKPCAGTRFLENLSDSENLTEADTTYLSEKLQELKVCSTDK